Proteins from a genomic interval of Poecile atricapillus isolate bPoeAtr1 chromosome 1, bPoeAtr1.hap1, whole genome shotgun sequence:
- the UNC93B1 gene encoding protein unc-93 homolog B1 isoform X5, with protein MRVHGLCVQDTGVQNIWVQDLGCQQGPLHPDTIQGPPEAPMEKDIDGCQDGAKTVPNARLGPEGTETQLDDFVGAHPDYNEEEEEQKYFRRKRLGVIKNVVAASLAGTLTYSVYLGLLQMQLILHYDETYREVKYSNIRLEDIDHKVLMGINVTPVAALLYTPILIRFFGTKWAMFLAVGVYALFVSSNYWERYYTLVPSAVAIGMVIVPLWASMGTYITRMAQKYYEYVNYKEEQEKEKKRVPRDACNAYIIVFQTVFYFCFHLSFVCAQMPMVFFLNNYLYQLNHTLFAVKHCGTLSHGTLPGFNKTVLQSLPRSVNLIIVESMLMATAFLAMLVVSTGAGGDRDGLDDGRTSPTGAPQVLVLCGAAYRPMEEIDMRSIGWGNIFQLPFKHVRDYRLRHLFPLFIYSGFEVLFVCTGFSLNYGVCALGLERLAYLLMAYGFSASACSSLALCMLRLRRHIPLLAGAFIHAALLVTLFCWAPEPRYLPQAPLLYTIAALWGTGSALNKTGISILLGMLYKKKERQDFIFTIYHWWQALAIFTVYLWSGLPMKAKLSIMLLTLVVAVGTYLWMERKVAQNMEVRLPRIPRPRHKTRGYRYLEDNSDETGSDGDGDKEDDDRHPTEATSENELPKEDGEQLG; from the exons aTGAGGGTGCACGgtctgtgtgtgcaggataCAGGAGTGCAGAACATATGGGTGCAAGACTTAGGGTGCCAACAGGGTCCCCTCCACCCTGACACCATCCAGGGCCCCCCAGAAGCACCAATGGAGAAGGACATCGATGGCTGCCAGGATGGGGCTAAGACAGTGCCAAACGCCAGGCTGGGCCCTGAAGGGACAGAGACACAG CTGGATGATTTTGTGGGTGCTCACCCTGACTAcaacgaggaggaggaggagcagaagtACTTTCGCCGCAAGCGCCTCGGTGTCATCAAGAACGTGGTGGCCGCCAGCCTGGCTGGCACCCTCACTTACAGCGTCTACCTGG GCCTGCTGCAGATGCAGCTGATCCTTCACTATGACGAGACCTACCGGGAGGTGAAGTACAGCAACATCCGGCTGGAGGACATCGACCACAAGGTGCTGATGGGCATCAATGTCACACCCGTGGCGGCACTGCTCTACACACCCATCCTTATCAG GTTCTTCGGCACCAAGTGGGCCATGTTCCTGGCAGTCGGTGTCTACGCCCTCTTCGTCTCCAGCAACTACTGGGAGCGCTACTACACGCTGGTGCCCTCCGCGGTGGCCATCGGCATGGTCATCGTGCCCCTCTGGGCCTCCATGGGCACCTACATCACACG GATGGCCCAGAAGTACTATGAGTACGTTAACTacaaggaggagcaggagaaggagaagaagcgGGTGCCGCGGGATGCCTGCAATGCCTACATTATCGTCTTCCAGACTGTCTTCTACTTCTGCTTCCAC CTGAGCTTTGTCTGCGCTCAGATGCCCATGGTCTTCTTCCTCAACAACTACCTCTACCAACTGAACCACACGCTCTTCGCAGTGAAGCACTGTG GGACCCTGAGCCATGGCACACTGCCTGGCTTCAACAagacagtgctgcagagccttCCCCGCAGCGTCAACCTCATCATCGTGGAGAGCATGTTGATGGCCACCGCCTTCCTCGCCATGCTGGTGGTGAGCACCGGGgcgggaggggacagggatgggctggATGATGGCAGGACCTCACCCACAGGCGCTCCGcaggtgctggtgctgtgtggcgCGGCGTACCGGCCCATGGAGGAGATCGACATGCGCAGCATCGGCTGGGGCAACATTTTCCAGCTGCCCTTCAAGCACGTGCGGGACTATCGCCTGCGGCATCTCTTCCCATTGTTCATCTACAGCGGCTTCGAAGTGCTTTTTGTCTGCACTGGATTTTCCCTG AACTACGGCGTGTGtgccctggggctggagaggcTGGCGTATCTCCTCATGGCCTACGGCTTCTCTGCCTCGGcgtgctccagcctggccctgtgcATGCTGCGCCTGCGCCggcacatcccgctcctggcTGGAGCTTTCATCCACGCTGCACTCCTGGTGACACTCTTCTGCTGGGCGCCGGAGCCCCGGTACCTGCCACAGGCACCGCTGCTCTACACCATTGCTGCACTCTGGGGCACGGGCAGTGCCCTCAACAAGACCGGAATCAGCA TCCTCCTGGGAATGTTGTACAAGAAAAAGGAGCGCCAAGACTTCATCTTCACCATCTACCACTGGTGGCAGGCCCTGGCCATCTTCACCGTCTACCTGTGGTCAGGGCTGCCCATGAAG GCCAAGCTGTCCATCATGCTGCTGACGCTGGTGGTGGCAGTGGGGACATACCTGTGGATGGAGCGGAAGGTGGCACAGAACATGGAAGTCCGGCTGCCCCGCATCCCACGCCCACGCCATAAAACACGTGGATACCGCTACCTGGAGGACAACTCGGATGAGACTGGCTCCGACGGAGACGGGGACAAGGAGGATGATGACAGGCACCCAACTGAGGCCACCAGTGAAAACGAGCTGCCGAAAGAGGATGGCGAACAGCTGGGATAA
- the UNC93B1 gene encoding protein unc-93 homolog B1 isoform X6, translated as MEKDIDGCQDGAKTVPNARLGPEGTETQLDDFVGAHPDYNEEEEEQKYFRRKRLGVIKNVVAASLAGTLTYSVYLGLLQMQLILHYDETYREVKYSNIRLEDIDHKVLMGINVTPVAALLYTPILIRFFGTKWAMFLAVGVYALFVSSNYWERYYTLVPSAVAIGMVIVPLWASMGTYITRMAQKYYEYVNYKEEQEKEKKRVPRDACNAYIIVFQTVFYFCFHLSFVCAQMPMVFFLNNYLYQLNHTLFAVKHCGTLSHGTLPGFNKTVLQSLPRSVNLIIVESMLMATAFLAMLVVSTGAGGDRDGLDDGRTSPTGAPQVLVLCGAAYRPMEEIDMRSIGWGNIFQLPFKHVRDYRLRHLFPLFIYSGFEVLFVCTGFSLNYGVCALGLERLAYLLMAYGFSASACSSLALCMLRLRRHIPLLAGAFIHAALLVTLFCWAPEPRYLPQAPLLYTIAALWGTGSALNKTGISILLGMLYKKKERQDFIFTIYHWWQALAIFTVYLWSGLPMKVNPRYAPAHSETFQAFWGHTPTPIPKFPVPQAKLSIMLLTLVVAVGTYLWMERKVAQNMEVRLPRIPRPRHKTRGYRYLEDNSDETGSDGDGDKEDDDRHPTEATSENELPKEDGEQLG; from the exons ATGGAGAAGGACATCGATGGCTGCCAGGATGGGGCTAAGACAGTGCCAAACGCCAGGCTGGGCCCTGAAGGGACAGAGACACAG CTGGATGATTTTGTGGGTGCTCACCCTGACTAcaacgaggaggaggaggagcagaagtACTTTCGCCGCAAGCGCCTCGGTGTCATCAAGAACGTGGTGGCCGCCAGCCTGGCTGGCACCCTCACTTACAGCGTCTACCTGG GCCTGCTGCAGATGCAGCTGATCCTTCACTATGACGAGACCTACCGGGAGGTGAAGTACAGCAACATCCGGCTGGAGGACATCGACCACAAGGTGCTGATGGGCATCAATGTCACACCCGTGGCGGCACTGCTCTACACACCCATCCTTATCAG GTTCTTCGGCACCAAGTGGGCCATGTTCCTGGCAGTCGGTGTCTACGCCCTCTTCGTCTCCAGCAACTACTGGGAGCGCTACTACACGCTGGTGCCCTCCGCGGTGGCCATCGGCATGGTCATCGTGCCCCTCTGGGCCTCCATGGGCACCTACATCACACG GATGGCCCAGAAGTACTATGAGTACGTTAACTacaaggaggagcaggagaaggagaagaagcgGGTGCCGCGGGATGCCTGCAATGCCTACATTATCGTCTTCCAGACTGTCTTCTACTTCTGCTTCCAC CTGAGCTTTGTCTGCGCTCAGATGCCCATGGTCTTCTTCCTCAACAACTACCTCTACCAACTGAACCACACGCTCTTCGCAGTGAAGCACTGTG GGACCCTGAGCCATGGCACACTGCCTGGCTTCAACAagacagtgctgcagagccttCCCCGCAGCGTCAACCTCATCATCGTGGAGAGCATGTTGATGGCCACCGCCTTCCTCGCCATGCTGGTGGTGAGCACCGGGgcgggaggggacagggatgggctggATGATGGCAGGACCTCACCCACAGGCGCTCCGcaggtgctggtgctgtgtggcgCGGCGTACCGGCCCATGGAGGAGATCGACATGCGCAGCATCGGCTGGGGCAACATTTTCCAGCTGCCCTTCAAGCACGTGCGGGACTATCGCCTGCGGCATCTCTTCCCATTGTTCATCTACAGCGGCTTCGAAGTGCTTTTTGTCTGCACTGGATTTTCCCTG AACTACGGCGTGTGtgccctggggctggagaggcTGGCGTATCTCCTCATGGCCTACGGCTTCTCTGCCTCGGcgtgctccagcctggccctgtgcATGCTGCGCCTGCGCCggcacatcccgctcctggcTGGAGCTTTCATCCACGCTGCACTCCTGGTGACACTCTTCTGCTGGGCGCCGGAGCCCCGGTACCTGCCACAGGCACCGCTGCTCTACACCATTGCTGCACTCTGGGGCACGGGCAGTGCCCTCAACAAGACCGGAATCAGCA TCCTCCTGGGAATGTTGTACAAGAAAAAGGAGCGCCAAGACTTCATCTTCACCATCTACCACTGGTGGCAGGCCCTGGCCATCTTCACCGTCTACCTGTGGTCAGGGCTGCCCATGAAGGTAAATCCCAGATATGCCCCAGCCCACTCTGAGACATTCCAGGCTTTTTGGGGACACACCCCCACaccaatcccaaaattccctgtgCCGCAGGCCAAGCTGTCCATCATGCTGCTGACGCTGGTGGTGGCAGTGGGGACATACCTGTGGATGGAGCGGAAGGTGGCACAGAACATGGAAGTCCGGCTGCCCCGCATCCCACGCCCACGCCATAAAACACGTGGATACCGCTACCTGGAGGACAACTCGGATGAGACTGGCTCCGACGGAGACGGGGACAAGGAGGATGATGACAGGCACCCAACTGAGGCCACCAGTGAAAACGAGCTGCCGAAAGAGGATGGCGAACAGCTGGGATAA